CTATTATATTTCCTCTCCATTATAATATTCAACCCAATATACCTGCccacaattaaaaaaacaagtattttagaaagaaaaaaaaaaatcaacttttttagaaaaaaaatttgaaagggTAAAATAGTAATTTACCTGCCCATCATCATCAAAGTAGCCTGAGGATTAGTTCCCGGAGAAACTGAAAAAACAGAACCATCCACGACTCTTAAAGATTGAACTTGAATAACCTTCAAATTCCTATCAACCACTTTCTTCACAACACATCCACCATGATAATGCCAAATCGTACCAACCGTCCTCCGACAAAACTGTCCCATTTCCCGATCACTCGTCAAATTCTCCGGCAATGAAGGACCCACATAACGGAAATCTCTCCGACCATAAACCTCATCAAACTTAAAACCCTCCATTGCACTACTCTTAAGAACCTCACCAATCTTCCTTGTTCCATTTATACATCTTGCCAAATCAATCGGATGACTCAAGTAATTGAATCTAACTAATGGGTTTGTTCTAACATCTGTCGAAGCTAATCTTAAAGACCCAACTGAGTTTGGGCCAATGATCTTCTCCATTAAAGTTGCCACTGTGAAATACATGGGTACCGTAGAAAATGGGATTATGTTTGAAGCCGCTTCAATATACGCGCCGGAATCTGTAATTCCGACGACCTGGATCAATGAATGTTCTAATGGAAATGGGGGCACGAATGAAATTCCATTTCTTGGGTTATCGTATAAGTATTGTCCGACGGAAGGTGAATGTACGGTCACCGGAATACCCATCGATGATAAGTACGGCCGTGGTCCGATTCCACTTAAGAGAAGTAATTGTGGACTACCCAGAGCGCCGGCGGCGAGGATAACTTCACCTTTACCGGTAACCATGGCGCGGTGATAACCGCCGATTTCGTCTCTGTAAATAACTCCGATCGCTGCCGtcggagaagatgaagaatctcCGGTGAGTAAAATTCTTTCAACATATGCATGTATGGCGACTTTTATGTTAGACCCATTTGAGTATGAGAGGAGATCGGCCGCGCTGCGGCGGTTACCGGCGCCGTCGAAGGTTGAACCGCCGATTTTAGTTCCCGGAATGTGATTTAATGAAAACCCATTATATGGACGAACGCCGGATTCTATTAAAGCATCTCTA
This is a stretch of genomic DNA from Impatiens glandulifera chromosome 4, dImpGla2.1, whole genome shotgun sequence. It encodes these proteins:
- the LOC124933732 gene encoding (R)-mandelonitrile lyase-like — translated: MATLTFLSILAFLILSSSSSSSSISQSEEQQTPSYLQFVLNATQFPAKESYDYIIVGGGTAGCPLAATLSKCFNVLLLERGGIPYGRPDLMNQEGFLTSLIDVDSLSSPTEAFISEDGVPNARGRVLGGSSAINAGFYSRADQEFYKKSGIKWNYRLVNQSYKWVEKEIVFKPQLKNWQSAIRDALIESGVRPYNGFSLNHIPGTKIGGSTFDGAGNRRSAADLLSYSNGSNIKVAIHAYVERILLTGDSSSSPTAAIGVIYRDEIGGYHRAMVTGKGEVILAAGALGSPQLLLLSGIGPRPYLSSMGIPVTVHSPSVGQYLYDNPRNGISFVPPFPLEHSLIQVVGITDSGAYIEAASNIIPFSTVPMYFTVATLMEKIIGPNSVGSLRLASTDVRTNPLVRFNYLSHPIDLARCINGTRKIGEVLKSSAMEGFKFDEVYGRRDFRYVGPSLPENLTSDREMGQFCRRTVGTIWHYHGGCVVKKVVDRNLKVIQVQSLRVVDGSVFSVSPGTNPQATLMMMGR